TCATTAAATTTCAGTCAAATCATGGGGGTGATTATACTAGGATTTCAAGACAGGCTAAGGGTGATGAAGAAAAATCTTATAGTATCTGTGTACCAAGTGGTGACAATAAGAGTTGCTGGTATATTCTTGCTGAGGTTTTAGAACTTTATTTAGAGAAGATTGGATGGAGGGAGGAGAATCAAAGTTTGCCTAAATCTGTGGATTTTCCGAAAAGTGGAGGATCTATAAAATCCATATTAAGGAGAACTGGAGTGGTCTCGTTGTCAAGAAGGGTTGGGTGGAATCAAGTGGCTGTTTTGATCAAAAAGGAGTTGGGTATTACAAGCCATCTGGAGATTAAAGGAGTGCCGATGTTGGACGGACTGTTGGAGATGAAGGATGAGGAGTGGAAAAAAATATGGAAACCATTACATTGCTAGTATAAAGGTGTGAAGACATCTTTGGCGATGTGGACTGGTGATTTAGTCAGTAAACCGTAGAAGATGATGTTGCATACTCAGCAACGGAAGAAAGAACTGACGTTATTTCCAGTTGGTAAGATTGAGGAATCTGTCTATTGGTTTAAGGTTAGAGGACTTTCATATACTAAATGGTCATCTGAGGTAATTACAGGATTAGGGAATGAGATTTCCGGAGGAGGATTTTATAGAATTGCAAATGAAACACTTAGGATGGGGGAACTGGTTTTTCAGAATTGCAGTCACCGGAAATATCAGTAAAATTATGGAGGTGTTGGTTGCGGAGGTGGATGGACAGAAAGTGGTGCTAACGGAGGAATGAGATCCTAATCATGAGGAGAAAATCAAGTTTGTGGAGAAAGAATATCGTCGGGAAGTTAGCAATTTGACTTTCTGATTAGGGAATTATTTCCGGCTCAAATTCAAAATGTTGTTAACAATAAATTGTTGGCGCGTAACCAGGCTTTGATTTAGGAAAGTACAGTGAGAAGTGAGTCAGATGGGGGTGGGGTAAGGAGATAGAAGGAGGTAGGGAGTCAGAAGTTGAGTCAGTTGGTGGTGGAGGGGTAGCGGCTGATTTAGTTGGTGGATCGGGTAAACGGGTAGGAGGGTCGATGCAGGAGTCAAGTCCAAAAACAAATTCTGGTCAAATGGTGATGTTTGGTCAGGATAACACCATTTCTGCTAATcgatttagggttttagaaaatACCCAAATTGAAAACCAGGAATTGGAGGACGGAGAAATTAATGTGGGTGTAGGGGATTCGAATATGAAGTATGATAAGGTGGTCGAGATGAATATGCTTTCTAACATTGAGAATCAGGTTGTAATGAAGTTGTGTGATTTGCAGATATCACATACAGAAAGTATGGAAAGGGTGATGGAAGCAGCTGAATTAATGATGCTCCATTGCTGTACATATGGGGGAATTTGTGATGGGGATAggaaaattttgaaggaagtagTCATGAAACAAGTGGTGAAGTACAAGGAGAGGCTTAGGAAGGTGAATGCCGAGAAGATGGTTTTAGCTTTTCAAAGAACAGATGGGGAATGGTCGTCAGAGTTGGCTTTGGTGGAAGTTGATAATGAGGTGGAGGTGGTTCCAAATTCTTTAACAAATGTTAATGGATCTTAAATTAATAAGTTGGAATTTACTAGGGATGAATGCTTATGATAGAATGTTGGCTCTAAAAAATTTGGTATTGGATCAGAAGTGTGATGTGTGTATGGTGCAGGAGACTAAGATGATGAAAATGAACCAATGGATGGTTAGGCAGATTTGGTGTGATACTGAGTTTGATTGGGATTATATGCCATCAACTGGTACTTGTGGCAGTAGTGGTGGTTTTCTTACTATCTAGAATAGCAACAAGTTATTGAAAGAAGGTGGAAGAATGGGTAAGAATACTATTACTACTCTTTTTACTcagaagattgatggttttaaatGGGATGTTTGTAACATGTACTCACCTTGTGATTACAATGAGAGGGCTTTGTTTTGGTCTGACTTGGAGGAGGTTAGGAACTGGTGGAGTGGTCCCATTTGCTTTACAGGAGATGTTAATGCAGTCATAAGTAATGAGGAGAGGAATAAAAGGGAAGGTGATAGCAGGAACATGGTTTTTCTTAATAATGTCATTAATAGTCAGGAGTTGGTGGATACACCATTGTTGGGTGAAGCTTATACTTGATCTGATATGCAGGTAAATCCTTTACTATGTAGGCTAGATAGATTTTTGCTTAGTGTGGAGATGGATTTGAGGTTTCCAGAAGCTATCCAGGTGGCTCTAGCTAGGGTGACTTCTGACCATAAGCCTATAATGTTGGTTACAAAACCAAATATAGTGTGTAAGCCTTATTTTAAGTTTGAAAATAGTTGGATTCTGCATAAGTATTTCTTGAAAAAGATTGAGGAATGGTGGggtataatgaagtttcaaggaaTTCCTAGTTTTGTATTCTTTAAGAAACTTCAGAACTTGAAGTATTTTTTGAAGAACTGGAGTAGGGAGGAATTTGGTGGtgttaagaagaaaaaggaagagcTGGCTGAGAAGATTGGTTGTTTGGATCAGATGGAGGAATCTTATGTTTTGTCTCAAGATCAGTTTGAAGAGAGATTAAGTTACAAGCTGAAATTGAAGAATATTACACTTTTGGAGGCAAGTAAGTGGCATTCTAGAGCTAAGAAGAATGAGTTTTGGTGGGGAGACTCAAATACTTCTTATATTTTTAGAATTGCTAATGTTAGAAAAAAGAGAAATGATATTGCTAAACTGGAGATAGAAGGTGAAGAATGTTTTGATCAACAAAGAATTAGGATGGAGATGAGAAGTTATTATGAGAGTTTGTTTAAGGAACAAAATGATGTTTATTTTTCTCTTGATAATTTGAATTTTCCAAGATAGGAGGAATGTGAGAAGATGGAGCTGGAAAAGGAGTTTACAGAGGAAGAAGTTTTTGATGTGATTAAGCATTTTGAAGCTAATAAATTTCCAAGACCAGATGGGTTCTCTATGGAGTTTTACAAATCTTGTTGGCATATTATTAAGAGTGATTTCATGAAGGTGATGGGGGAGTTTTATTGTAGAGGTACATGGGACTGGAGATCGAACTGCTCATTTGTCTCTTTAATACCAAAGAAGGAGGACTCAAGTACTTCTAAGGATTTCAGGCCTCTCAGTCTTCTAGGAAGTGCATATAAGGTGTTATCTAAGGTGCTGGCTAACAGGCTGAAGTTGGTAATGCATAAGTTGGTTTCTGATTATCAGGGGGCTTTTGTAAAGGAGAGAAAAAATTCTGGATGATGTTCTCATTGCTGGAGAATATATTGATAGTAgattgaaggagaagaagcttgggGTTTTGTGTAAAATTGACATGGATAAAGCTTTTGATAATTTGAAGTGGAAGACTTTGTTGAGAATACTGGAGAAGCATGGCTTTGGTAGTAAGTGAATACATGGATAAAATGGTGCATTTCTTCTGCCCATATTTCTGTCCTGGTTAATGGGAGTTCAACTGAGAAGATTAATCCATCTAAAGGGCTGAGACAAGGAGATTCCTTGTCTCCATTCTTATCTGTTTTGGTGGTGGAGATCTTATCTAAGGTGGTGTTGGATGCAGTTGTTAGAGGACAGATTCATGGATTTCAGGTTAAGGAAAATGGTAGTATAATTTCCCAtctgcaatttgcagatgatacaTTATTGTTTCTGGATGCTGATGGGGAGGAGATTAGAAAACTTTTTCTCATTTTAAATTCTTTTGAGATGTTGACAGGGTTAAAGCTGAATCTGGAAAAGAGCTTTTGATTAGTGTTGGTGCTGATAGTGTTATTTCTTCCTTAGCTTTGGAGCTTGGTTGCAAGGTGGAGAAACTGCCAATTAAGTACTTAGGACTGCCCATAGGAGTTACATCAAGATGTGCATCTGTTTGGGATGAAGTAATTCAAAGAATGGAGGATAAACTTGCAACTTGGAAGAAGAAATTCTTGAATAAGGCAAGTAGATTGGTGTTGATTAAGAGTTGTCTAGCTATTTTTCATGTTTATTTCTTGTCATTGATTCACATGCTTGCAGAGGTGGAGAAGAAGTTAACAAGGTTAATGAGGAATTTCTTATGGGATGCTAGTGAAAATAGAAGGAAAATGTGTTGGGTTTCATGGCTTAAGATTTGTAGGCTAAAGCATTTAGGGGATTTTGGAGTTAAAAATCTCAAAATCACTAGCAAGTCTTTCAAGGAAAAGTGGATATGGAGGTACTCTAGGGAGAATAAGCAGCTGTGGAGAAGGGTGGTACAGGAGAAATTTTGTAATAATCCAGATATTTTACTTCCAAGTGACAATGTTAAACCTAAGGGGAGGAGTGTTTGGAAGAACATTCTCAATTCTTCATATTTCTTGCAGGAGAGTACTACTTTCAAGCTGAACAATGAAAATTCTGTCAAGTTTTGGCTGGATGAATGGTCTAGTCTTGGAAAGCTCAGAGATAAGTTTACAGCTATTTGTGCAGTGATAAAACTGCCTCAGTTGCAGAGATGATTGTTGATGGAAGATTGGTTTGTGAAGCCAAGAGAAGACTCACAAGTGAAGAACAATTACAGTGGGATCTGTTGTGTAATGCATTGGGTCCAGTCCACATTTTAAATGAAGAGGAGGATGAGATATATATTATGGGGGGTTTTCAGTGAAGAAATGTTATGAAGCTCAAGTGCAAAATATAGAGGAAGATTGCGATTTTCATAAGTATTTGTGGAAAAAGAACATTCCTTCTAAGGTCAGTTTTATGCTGTGGGCAAATTTCCATGATTCTTTGCCTACTAGGAGTATGTTAAAGCATAGAAGGATTGAAGTGGAGAAtgattgttgtttgttttgtAAGGAGCAAGAAGAAACAGCTGACCACATGTTTCTTAATTGTCAGTATGCCTTTGAAGTTTGGTCTGAGTTTATTAAGTCTTTCAAAATTTCTTGGGTTTGTCCTGCCATAGTGAAGCAGCTGTTTGAGATATGGAGTTTCAATGTTTTGAGTGAAAGATGTAAAGAAGTTTGGTGGAAAGTAATATATGTAGTTTGTGGCACTTGTGGAAGGAAAGAAGCAGTAGAACTTTTGGAGGAAGAGCTATGGAAATTGAGGAGCTTTGTTTGATTATTAGACCGACTATTGTGCTATGGCTGTCGGATAGGGAGGTTCTTACTGATTTTACAGTTTCTCAGGTGTCGTATATGTGGGATACAGTTCTTCACTTGTAGTTTAAGGTAGAACTGTTCCTAGGCTGGATCTTGTACAtatcttttttttaatataaccttcatttttcaaacaaaaaaacatTATTAGTAGGAGTAACCTCTTTCTTCTCTGGTAGTCGCCACCTGATGGATCAAGACAGAAGAAAAGGAGATTATCGTCTGGGCAATACACCTCAGCATATGGACGCAGATGCCTGACTATCATCTTCAATCAAGCAcatcgaacacccataccatcaaCTATTCTCTTATGGACTCTATTGTGTCCATCAAAagtacagcttttcttgtggaaagcattgaacGAAGGCCTTGCAACCTTCGACTCCAACATCTCCCCCGATGCAATTCTGATCCGAAGACCGCTGCTCACACTCTACTCCAATATTTTGCTATTTTAGGTTCATGGCAGTTCTTTCCAAATGTAATTGATGAATCTATGGATGTTATATATCCTCGTATAATAGCCTTTTAAGtagtttaataaaatttatgcttcaaaaaaaaagtccaaaatgGAGGAATTACAATCGAGACAACAAATATGAGGGTTGTATACCCATAACATCCAAAAATGTCTATGCCTAACTAAAAAATGTCCATGACAGATCGTGAAGacaaaaactttttcttttaacgGATCCAAAATTTCATCACCATCAATatataaacaaacaaaacaaacaagACAACAGATGCCGAATGCATTCCCACACACATATAAGGATAAGATTTAATGGTGATTCTTATTCTATTTAGGATTTTGGTAGAAAAAAATTTAGGAATCGTTTAGGCATACCTCATATACAGATTCCGCTtgaattgaaaaatgaaaacgAAACATAGAACTTGTTGGGATCTTTTAACGAAttgatgatcaaaaaaaaaaaaaaaatcagccgCAACTCTAGGGTTAAAGCTCGTGGCTGATAACGTTTTGTAGTAGAATATAATAGGAAAAGAGAAAGAGGTAGAGAAAGAGAGGGATTCCATTGATAAGAGTTATGTGGTTACATAGATATCATATCTTTGTAAACATGGAAATGGGAAACCTAAAAGACTCCGGTTTTGGACCACACATCCATGGGCATGGGCTTTTAACATATTTGAAAATTTCGCACGTGGGCTTAAACTTTCCTTAATTGGACGGGATTGTCCGTAGAAAGATGTGtgtaggggtgagcattttatcCGTAATCTGCGGATTTAACGGGGACCAACCGTATTTGTGCGGATGGATGCCCGGACCGTTCATTAATGGGTTGTACGCGGATGgaattttgaaatccaacggattatgGATTGGACCTGGATGCAactttgaaaatccgttggatatGCATACCCGTTAgattaagggcatttatataatttctagaaaatatatggatagttttagaatttttagatgtttgcttggagtgttgtccatgacacttctatatttatatacatatatagaatgtgtagtttctataagaagtcatctatataggctttattttttcattataaattttaactaacacaaatcCGTTGGATTTTCCGCACCCAATCCGTTTATctttgcatccattggatgcaaatccgttggatgttggattggatgcggatgtcaaatttgaaatccgtggtgtgttggattggatgcggatgaggtgaaaaccggtccataccagTCCATGCTCACCCCTAGATGTGTGTAGAAATGGAGTTGGCTgtaatttttatcacaaactaaGGGAATATATCCGAGTTTGGTGAGGACACGGTGAAAGCTGCCGGCGTGGTTTTATTACCCGCTTCCTAGCTTCCCTTTTACATAGTTCAACTTCGTCCCCTACATTGATGATCAAAAAATCAGTGCAACTCACCACTACTTGAATTATCTTCTCTTGATTTCCCTCCACCGTTGTTTAAGATTTGAGAGTGACAGACCTCTTCAAATCTATGCAATCACCATCCTTGGATGTTCCAGATTCCGTAATTCGAAAAACAAACCAGCTATCTTTCTCTCATTTCTCAGGTATATATTCGTAAACTACACTCCAATTATTTTCTATTCACAGGGCATCTGATCCATATTTTTCATTTTGGTCATCTGTTTATTAAGATGTTGAGTTGAGCTTTTAATTCTAGCTTCCAACTTCATGCCTTCGTGTATCTGCCTCCCTTGTACAACGTCTCAGAGTTGGCCCCTAGTTGAGATGTCAGGGGTTCAAATGGAGATTCCGTGGTAAAGTGCATCTGTGGTGAGTGTCATAAAGGCAACCTCGTGACTCTTAGGGAAAGAAAGAACCCATTTTTAGTTGTACATCACAACTATTGCATGTAAGTATACGCCAGAATTCATACAAAAGATTGAACTTTAACCTTGTAGTTTCATGGATTTACTACTAAAATTGCTACTTGAAATTCTAGAATTGCACGAGCAATCCAACATTAACTTGTGCTGGACTTCTGAATTTATTACATATTCAAAGTTTTAACTTTGAACTTGTAACCAAATCATAACTCTAGAAATACTCGAGAAAGCAGCAAGTCGTTTGCATCAGACACACACACAGTCGTTGATTTTGGATGTTGATCTTATTGCAGCACATGGAACAACACCCAGAGAATGCAGCAAGTCTTGCACCATTGTGCATAAAGACTGGAACCAAGGGAAATATAAGATTTGAAAGCAAAAAAAAGAGGCATGTATGGCTGCTTTCTTTGACCAACAAGTTATAACAGTTGTTATACCTGTGGTCGTGTGTTGACTTCCATCATCTGTTAGCAGCATgctattgttgggtgcaataatcaaaaacaaagaaaaatcaaataagcaaaagttattgatacttagctcctttataatggaagtgattgctttgacgaaacgaacaagctccccgtatctgcgcaacagcaacaaggcaaaactttggaaaatagagtgagtcacgtgttcaacacgctgtccataagacattagcgcccggctacactcaagagtgatgctatagccctcacaggacggatatctccaggataaaacaccctaatacacctactactagcatatgcagtagatgctcaacttgagcttggcaactccgaaaaaaccgttaaggaaaatcgcgaatgcttaaaaaccgctataaaatatttttccttaggggtccctctaaaatatagagcaacccctttcccatagattttacaaaagtagtgaatttctttatataattgacaaatacaacttaagaagaaaaactccccgatgtgggactaaaagctttatatagtttcttaaaactactaaaaattggaaactccacgatgtgggactaaaaagtttcattcacaaaataaaacaataaattataattttttattaaaactttaaaaaattatttttttattaatcgttttccaacaatcccccacatgaatgaaaactcaataaaacatgaaaacacagatagatcttggtaaataaacatcccaacctcacgatccaaacagactgatcgtgcaagtgttgaaatcatactagtcatttctacgtcctctccctcacacaaaagtgtgttgaccccagggtcatactatggattgcataaatcataatagtattgagagatttcatctttaattctcacatggtgagactataggtatctttcaccaaagtgaaaaagcatgaactagtgaacccttagtgacctttaggtcctaagttccagtaataccaaaaccatcaaaatgaaaatcacataaaaaacgaaggaaataccattttaggcagaggtgtccatgaggtcttgaacctttgcttagtgagatattaccagaattacttgctagagacagtgaactatgtcttgaactgctagcatttgatgtaattcgtgataacaaccacgggtgatatctccaagattgctgccaagctcgtgccgttttgtccgttttggccctggacgtatcctgtttctcagaatgctctagagaatcagctcatattctcacaggaagcgacccacttcctcattcagataggtgagtttccataaagagtgttactgctacaccccacttcaatcttaaattgaaactatagaactcattaagacttattaaaaagtcatcctccacatgcagtcacactatcacgtctacaccatagggaagggacagagaatgaaaatctctgatagtgtttacctttacccaccacaaattagttgtctcattcgaaaccttgatcatgggatctccagtcagcaaggttgagtatccttcatggcaagtttaatatatgagcttaagccccaaccccctcgatgcatttttaactatctctttgtacaaacctttcgtcaaagattgcgcgatattctccttggactttatccaatcaatggaaataacgccgattgagattagttatttcttagctttaactattatagcttggctaacacaatgtatagatatagctggcacaggcctatgccaaagaggaatgtcttctaaaaatcatcttaggcactcggccccctctcatgctttatctaacgcaatactctcagattccataatgaattgagcgatatgtttgtttggaaatcttccaacaacaaacccacatgttagagtgaaaccatatccactcgtagacttagactcctctgagtcaactatccagtttgcatcataaagtcccaaggacaacaagatacctttcataaatcaaaagagtattttaggtaccataatactctactcagtgcatctgaattctcttgctctggactacaattatatccacttaacttactcacaatatagg
The nucleotide sequence above comes from Papaver somniferum cultivar HN1 chromosome 8, ASM357369v1, whole genome shotgun sequence. Encoded proteins:
- the LOC113306252 gene encoding uncharacterized protein LOC113306252, whose amino-acid sequence is MGKNTITTLFTQKIDGFKWDVCNMYSPCDYNERALFWSDLEEVRNWWSGPICFTGDVNAVISNEERNKREGDSRNMVNPLLCRLDRFLLSVEMDLRFPEAIQVALARVTSDHKPIMLVTKPNIVCKPYFKFENSWILHKYFLKKIEEWWGIMKFQGIPSFVFFKKLQNLKYFLKNWSREEFGGVKKKKEELAEKIGCLDQMEESYVLSQDQFEERLSYKLKLKNITLLEASKWHSRAKKNEFWWGDSNTSYIFRIANVRKKRNDIAKLEIEGEECFDQQRIRMEMRSYYESLFKEQNDVYFSLDNLNFPR
- the LOC113306253 gene encoding uncharacterized protein LOC113306253, with amino-acid sequence MELEKEFTEEEVFDVIKHFEANKFPRPDGFSMEFYKSCWHIIKSDFMKVMGEFYCRGTWDWRSNCSFVSLIPKKEDSSTSKDFRPLSLLGSAYKVLSKVLANRLKLINPSKGLRQGDSLSPFLSVLVVEILSKVVLDAVVRGQIHGFQVKENGSIISHLQFADDTLLVKAESGKELLISVGADSVISSLALELGCKVEKLPIKYLGLPIGVTSRCASVWDEVIQRMEDKLATWKKKFLNKASRLVLIKSCLAIFHVYFLSLIHMLAEVEKKLTRLMRNFLWDASENRRKMCWVSWLKICRLKHLGDFGVKNLKITSKSFKEKWIWRYSRENKQLWRRVVQEKFCNNPDILLPSDNVKPKGRSVWKNILNSSYFLQESTTFKLNNENSVKFWLDEWSSLGKLRDKFTAICAVIKLPQLQR